From the genome of Haloarchaeobius salinus, one region includes:
- the sucC gene encoding ADP-forming succinate--CoA ligase subunit beta translates to MKLHEYQAKQVFADAGIPTPSSTLADNVDDAVAAAEEIGYPVAIKAQVQVGGRGKAGGIKLVDDADEAREAADAILGMDLKGIHVDRVLVEAAVDFVNELYVGVTMDRGEGKPVAMVSTRGGVNIEEVAEEDPDAIVREHVDPSFGMHPYQARKAVYDAGVERDVARDVASVLQTLYTLWDDRDGADAEINPLMVTSDREVVAADAVMNIDEDALFRQPELAEMEAEATAGGDDLEAKADEYGFDYVRLDGNVGIIGNGAGLVMTTLDLVDHYGGKPANFLDIGGGAKAERVTNALDMVFSDENVDSVVFNIFGGITRGDEVARGINEALEGFDEIPKPVVVRLAGTNWEEGMEILNEDLVTVEKTLEDAVQRAVANAEEVDQ, encoded by the coding sequence ATGAAACTGCACGAGTACCAGGCGAAGCAGGTCTTCGCCGACGCCGGTATCCCGACGCCGTCGTCGACACTCGCGGACAACGTCGACGACGCCGTCGCGGCGGCCGAGGAGATCGGCTACCCGGTCGCGATCAAGGCGCAGGTACAGGTGGGCGGACGTGGGAAGGCGGGCGGCATCAAGCTCGTCGACGACGCCGACGAGGCCCGCGAGGCCGCGGACGCAATCCTCGGGATGGACCTCAAGGGCATCCACGTGGACCGCGTCCTCGTCGAGGCGGCCGTCGACTTCGTCAACGAGCTGTACGTCGGCGTCACGATGGACCGCGGCGAGGGCAAGCCCGTCGCGATGGTCTCGACCCGCGGCGGCGTCAACATCGAGGAGGTCGCCGAGGAGGACCCCGACGCCATCGTGCGCGAGCACGTCGACCCCTCGTTCGGGATGCACCCGTACCAGGCCCGGAAGGCCGTCTACGACGCCGGCGTCGAGCGCGACGTCGCCCGCGACGTCGCCAGCGTCCTCCAGACGCTGTACACGCTCTGGGACGACCGGGACGGTGCGGACGCCGAGATCAATCCCCTGATGGTCACGAGCGACCGCGAGGTCGTCGCGGCCGACGCGGTCATGAACATCGACGAGGACGCGTTGTTCCGTCAGCCCGAACTCGCCGAGATGGAGGCGGAGGCCACGGCGGGCGGCGACGACCTCGAGGCCAAGGCCGACGAGTACGGCTTCGACTACGTCCGTCTCGACGGCAACGTCGGCATCATCGGCAACGGTGCCGGCCTCGTGATGACGACGCTGGACCTCGTCGACCACTACGGCGGCAAGCCGGCCAACTTCCTCGACATCGGTGGCGGCGCGAAGGCCGAACGCGTCACCAACGCGCTGGACATGGTGTTCTCCGACGAGAACGTCGACTCGGTCGTCTTCAACATCTTCGGCGGCATCACCCGCGGCGACGAGGTCGCCCGCGGCATCAACGAGGCCCTCGAGGGCTTCGACGAGATCCCCAAGCCGGTCGTCGTCCGCCTCGCGGGCACGAACTGGGAGGAGGGGATGGAGATTCTGAACGAGGACCTCGTCACGGTCGAGAAGACACTCGAGGACGCGGTCCAGCGTGCGGTCGCGAACGCGGAGGAGGTGGACCAATGA
- a CDS encoding histidine kinase N-terminal 7TM domain-containing protein: protein MPTFVAVESMTATHVAFVVLLFGAAMLSAGLGVYALYVARSQPTHRRLLSLFAMLMFGAALWSAGDGTQLLVVDEESQIAIETAINLVTVVPPLAWLLFAMSYGGREQWLSRRTYVLLAVEPVLFAVLLATHSSHDLLWSAAALTETQSGSLPLLQRELGPAYIAHALYSYALVIFGAYVLLFRARTQDTTFRGQATLLTVGALVPMLSNVGHLSGAGTALNLTGAAFTVSGVAFWLAITRYRLLDVVPVARESVIEEMRDGYVVLDESDRVVDANPAAEQLLSTSLSVGQPVADVLPADADVLDDDDADERTEFVVGEGADRRFVDATISPVGRDDASRLLVLRDVTETRETEQRFQALIENASDIVAVLDDDGTVQYQSPSTKQVLGYDPEEMVGGNAFDYIHPADQADLATEFAKGIEEDRPIERVEYRVQHADGSWRVHESVARNLLDDPAVEGIVINTRDVTEHRAREQELAATNERLDRFASVVSHDLRNPLNVAEGYVELLEDHVEDETALQYLKEVSTSHDRMDRIVDDVLALARQGGEITETMPIELESAARAAWSGVDTDGGTLDVVESTTVDADRDQLARLLENLFRNAIEHGATAGPSASENVPRETTDGGVHGGEVTVTVGTLPERDGFYVADDGPGLPPELRERVFEPGVTSREGGTGLGLAIVADIAEAHGWTVELGDTDGGARFEFVTKN, encoded by the coding sequence GTGCCGACATTCGTCGCCGTCGAGAGCATGACGGCCACCCACGTCGCGTTCGTCGTGCTGCTGTTCGGTGCAGCGATGCTGTCGGCCGGACTCGGCGTGTACGCGCTGTACGTGGCCCGAAGCCAGCCGACCCATCGCCGACTGCTCTCGCTGTTCGCCATGCTGATGTTCGGTGCCGCGCTCTGGTCGGCGGGCGACGGTACCCAGCTGCTCGTCGTCGACGAGGAGAGCCAGATCGCCATCGAGACGGCGATCAACCTCGTCACGGTCGTGCCACCCCTCGCGTGGCTGCTGTTCGCGATGAGCTACGGCGGACGGGAGCAGTGGCTCTCCCGACGAACGTACGTCCTGCTCGCCGTGGAGCCCGTCCTGTTCGCCGTCCTGCTCGCGACGCATTCGTCCCACGACCTCCTCTGGAGCGCCGCGGCCCTGACAGAGACGCAGTCGGGGAGCCTTCCCCTGCTCCAGCGCGAGCTCGGACCGGCGTACATCGCTCACGCGCTCTACTCGTACGCTCTCGTCATCTTCGGGGCGTACGTGCTGCTGTTCCGGGCGCGCACGCAGGACACGACGTTCCGCGGGCAGGCCACCCTCCTGACCGTCGGCGCGCTCGTCCCGATGCTCTCGAACGTGGGACACCTCTCCGGGGCCGGTACTGCTCTCAACCTCACCGGAGCCGCGTTCACCGTCTCCGGAGTCGCCTTCTGGCTGGCCATCACCCGCTACCGGCTGCTCGACGTGGTCCCGGTCGCTCGCGAGTCCGTCATCGAGGAGATGCGCGACGGCTACGTCGTCCTCGACGAGTCGGACCGGGTCGTCGACGCCAACCCCGCCGCGGAACAGCTCCTCTCGACGTCGCTGTCCGTCGGCCAGCCCGTCGCCGACGTGCTCCCGGCCGATGCCGACGTGCTCGACGACGACGATGCCGACGAGCGCACCGAGTTCGTCGTGGGTGAGGGGGCCGACCGACGGTTCGTCGACGCCACCATCTCCCCCGTCGGCCGGGACGACGCGAGTCGGCTGCTCGTCCTGCGCGACGTGACCGAGACGCGGGAGACCGAACAGCGGTTCCAGGCGCTCATCGAGAACGCCTCCGACATCGTCGCCGTCCTCGACGACGACGGTACCGTCCAGTACCAGAGCCCGTCGACGAAGCAGGTGCTCGGCTACGACCCCGAGGAGATGGTCGGCGGGAACGCCTTCGACTACATCCACCCGGCGGATCAGGCCGACCTCGCCACGGAGTTCGCGAAGGGCATCGAGGAGGATCGTCCCATCGAGCGCGTGGAGTACCGCGTCCAGCACGCCGACGGCTCCTGGCGCGTCCACGAGTCCGTCGCCCGGAACCTCCTCGACGACCCGGCCGTCGAGGGGATCGTCATCAACACCCGCGACGTGACCGAGCACCGGGCGCGCGAGCAGGAGCTGGCGGCGACGAACGAGCGGCTCGACCGGTTCGCGAGCGTCGTCAGCCACGACCTCCGCAACCCGCTGAACGTCGCCGAGGGCTACGTCGAGCTCCTGGAGGACCACGTCGAGGACGAGACGGCCCTCCAGTACCTCAAGGAGGTCTCGACGAGCCACGACCGCATGGACCGCATCGTCGACGACGTGCTCGCACTCGCACGGCAGGGTGGCGAGATAACCGAGACGATGCCGATCGAACTCGAGTCGGCCGCCCGCGCCGCCTGGTCGGGTGTCGACACCGACGGTGGGACCCTCGACGTGGTCGAGTCCACGACGGTCGACGCCGACCGGGACCAGCTCGCACGACTGCTCGAGAACCTCTTCCGCAACGCTATCGAGCACGGAGCCACCGCCGGCCCATCCGCGTCCGAGAACGTCCCACGGGAGACGACAGATGGTGGTGTACACGGCGGTGAGGTCACCGTGACCGTCGGCACGCTCCCCGAGCGGGACGGCTTCTACGTCGCGGACGACGGTCCCGGCCTCCCGCCGGAGCTCAGGGAGCGCGTGTTCGAACCGGGCGTCACCTCACGCGAGGGCGGAACCGGCCTCGGGCTGGCCATCGTCGCCGATATCGCGGAGGCACACGGCTGGACCGTCGAACTCGGCGACACGGACGGCGGTGCTCGCTTCGAATTCGTCACCAAAAACTGA
- a CDS encoding signal peptidase I, protein MTPELTRGGVLRAVALLLVVALVVPFVVFAVPQVAGGDASFVVVSGSMEPAISVGDAVVVAEVDGDDVRVGDVITYVTADRSVPTTHRVIDIQQTAAGPEFVTQGDNNEDPDASTVTPDRLVGRVMLTIPLIGYVVEFVGTTTGFALLVAAPIALLVLTELWALVKRAREENEDESDGTGDGSATDGVGTVAAVVDDDETDGWSIGVQDLTATMAVAGVAAVYSGVVAYLVYDGSVTYFRLLQLSVSAFAAFAVAFAVLLGMRLFVSPTADTPATGGGVLRGSLDEATRSLPSVTVASVDELRAMAAAAGRWIVHDEAADRLSYSDGTMLYVCDAPTDGDVETAVIAADEEPTTDGAADTDDAVDTEEAAWAALFGDAFDAEGLEYTFPARDARPDGGESDEQ, encoded by the coding sequence ATGACGCCCGAGCTGACCCGCGGGGGTGTGCTCCGGGCCGTCGCGCTGCTCCTCGTGGTGGCGCTGGTCGTCCCGTTCGTCGTCTTCGCCGTCCCGCAGGTCGCGGGCGGTGACGCGAGCTTCGTGGTGGTCTCCGGCAGCATGGAGCCCGCGATCTCCGTCGGCGACGCGGTCGTGGTCGCGGAGGTGGACGGCGACGACGTGCGCGTCGGCGACGTCATCACGTACGTCACGGCGGACCGCTCCGTCCCGACGACCCACCGGGTCATCGACATCCAGCAGACCGCCGCCGGACCCGAGTTCGTCACACAGGGCGACAACAACGAGGACCCCGACGCGAGCACCGTCACGCCCGACCGGCTGGTCGGCCGCGTGATGCTCACCATCCCGCTCATCGGGTACGTGGTCGAGTTCGTCGGGACGACGACCGGCTTCGCGCTGCTCGTCGCGGCACCCATCGCGCTGCTCGTCCTCACCGAACTGTGGGCCCTCGTCAAGCGCGCCCGCGAAGAGAACGAGGACGAGTCCGACGGGACCGGGGACGGGTCGGCGACCGACGGCGTGGGAACCGTGGCGGCCGTCGTCGACGACGACGAAACCGACGGCTGGAGCATCGGCGTCCAGGACCTGACCGCGACGATGGCGGTCGCCGGCGTCGCAGCCGTCTACTCCGGCGTGGTGGCCTACCTCGTCTACGACGGGTCCGTCACCTACTTCCGGTTGCTCCAGCTGAGCGTCTCCGCGTTCGCGGCGTTCGCCGTCGCCTTCGCGGTGCTCCTCGGTATGCGGCTGTTCGTCAGCCCGACAGCCGACACGCCCGCCACCGGGGGCGGCGTGCTCCGGGGCTCGCTCGACGAGGCGACCCGCTCGCTGCCGTCGGTCACCGTCGCCAGCGTGGACGAGCTCCGCGCCATGGCCGCCGCGGCCGGGCGCTGGATCGTCCACGACGAAGCGGCTGACCGGCTCAGCTACTCGGACGGCACGATGCTGTACGTCTGCGACGCGCCGACCGACGGCGACGTCGAGACCGCGGTCATCGCTGCCGACGAGGAGCCCACGACGGACGGAGCCGCCGACACCGACGACGCCGTCGACACGGAGGAGGCTGCGTGGGCCGCGCTCTTCGGCGACGCGTTCGACGCCGAGGGGCTGGAGTACACGTTCCCGGCTCGCGACGCGCGGCCCGACGGAGGTGAGTCCGATGAGCAGTAG
- a CDS encoding cupin domain-containing protein, with the protein MDRLSVDDGPATETEGGARRRSLSDALGTDRLSLNRYRARPGERLSLSRHAHTAQEEVFVVLTGEATFETRDGEVSVGEREAIRFGPGEFQRGRNDAATDLVVLALGAPREAGETLISWTPDLGDVACPECDHDVMRVETRDDGAVLVCPDCGAVWDPD; encoded by the coding sequence ATGGACCGGCTCTCGGTCGACGATGGTCCCGCTACCGAGACGGAGGGTGGTGCGCGGCGTCGGTCGCTCTCCGACGCCCTCGGCACCGACCGGCTCTCACTGAACCGGTATCGCGCCAGGCCCGGTGAGCGCCTGAGCCTGTCCCGGCACGCACACACCGCACAGGAGGAGGTGTTCGTCGTCCTCACGGGCGAGGCGACGTTCGAGACGCGCGACGGCGAGGTGAGCGTCGGGGAGCGCGAGGCGATACGGTTCGGCCCGGGCGAGTTCCAGCGTGGTCGCAACGACGCCGCGACGGACCTCGTGGTGCTCGCACTGGGTGCGCCGAGGGAGGCCGGCGAGACGCTCATCTCGTGGACGCCGGACCTCGGGGATGTGGCCTGTCCGGAGTGTGACCACGACGTGATGCGGGTGGAAACGAGGGACGACGGTGCGGTGCTCGTCTGCCCCGACTGCGGCGCTGTGTGGGACCCGGACTGA